In Longimicrobiaceae bacterium, the sequence GGCTGGTACTGGTACGGAATCAGCTCGTTGAACACCGAGATCACCTCCTCGCAGCACACCCGGAAGTCGTCCAGCGGCGCGTTGAAGATGAAGTCGTCCCCGCCGATGTGGCCCACGAACGCGTGCGGCGAGTGCGCCAGCACGATCTCGCGCAATATGCGCGAGAGGATCAGGATGACGCGGTCGCCGTTGTTGTAGCCGTAGCGGTCGTTGAACTCCTTGAAGTGGTCCAGGTCCGCATAGCACACCGCGAACCTCTCGCCCTTCCGCAGCCGCTCGCCGATGTCGCGCTCGATCTGCACCGTGCCCGGCAGCAGCGTGGTGGGGTGCACGCTCACATCGCGCTCCGCCCGCGCCACCGCCATCTTCAGCCGCAGCGCGAACTCCCGCGGCGAAAGTCCGTCCACCAGCACCTCGTCCGCCCCCGCCTCCAGCGCCGCAGCCGCGCCCTCATGCCCCTGCTCCGCCATGTACATGACGATGGGGATCACCGACGTGAACGCCTCGCGCTTCATGGTGGTGCACAGCGCGATCGCGCCCTCCGCCGGGTCCGTCGCGTCGACGACGAGCGCGGCCGGGTACACGCGGCCCGCGCGCACGCGCACGTCGCTCGCGTCCTGCAGCTCCAGCACGGGAAAGTCCGAAGCTCGCGCGAACTCCTGGACGGCCGCGGGAACCGGGCGGCCGTGGGGGGAGAAGTGCAGCAGGACGCGTTGGGGCATGGAGTCGCTTCGCCGGGGCTGGGGGGTCGGTCCGGAATACTATCCGCGGGTGCGGAGAGTGTCAAACGTAGTCCGGCTCTTCTGCGGAGGCACCCGGCGGCGAGGCGGGACGCGTCCGGTGGAGAGGATAAGAGCCCGCGCGCCGGGGGCAAAAGTTGCGCGCACAGGCAAGGAGTAGCGGCGGCGGGTGCGACGCCTGCCGCCCGCGGAAAGGCGGCGGCTGGCGCGCCACGTCAGAGAGGCGAGGCCTCGTCGATCAGCAGGATCGGCACGCCGTCGCGCACTTCGTAGCGGAGCCGGCAGTTCTCGCACACCAGCGCTTCCGGCTCCTCCTCGTGCACCAGGTCGCCTTTGCACTTGGGGCACACCAGGAGGTCGAGCAACCATTGTTCCATGACCGTCACTGCTCCGCTTTGGGAAGGTTGAAGCCGAGGCGCTGAAGCGACAGCGGGTCCTTGCGCCAGCGCGGCAGCACCTTGACCCACAGGTCCAGGTACACGGGCGCGTCCACGAACGCCTCGATCTTCTGCCGCGCCGCCGAGCCGAGACGCTTGATCGCCGCCCCACCCGAGCCGATGAGGATCGCCTTCTGCGTGGGCCGCTCCACGAAGATGGTGCAGCGGATGTATATCGGAGAATCACTCTCGCGGTACTCATCTACACGCGCCGCAATGCTGTACGGGATTTCCTTCTCGTAAAGCTCGAACACAGTCTCGCGCACCAGCTCCGACACGAAGAACCGCACCGACTGCGAGGAGACGTCGTCCTCCGGGTACAGGAACGGCGACACGGGCAGCCGCCGAACCACCTCGTCCCGCAGCGCGTCGACCCCGGCGCCGGTCTTCGCCGACACCTCCATCGCCTCGCGCCCGAACGTCTCCGTCGTCCACGCCTTCACGCG encodes:
- a CDS encoding diguanylate cyclase, translating into MPQRVLLHFSPHGRPVPAAVQEFARASDFPVLELQDASDVRVRAGRVYPAALVVDATDPAEGAIALCTTMKREAFTSVIPIVMYMAEQGHEGAAAALEAGADEVLVDGLSPREFALRLKMAVARAERDVSVHPTTLLPGTVQIERDIGERLRKGERFAVCYADLDHFKEFNDRYGYNNGDRVILILSRILREIVLAHSPHAFVGHIGGDDFIFNAPLDDFRVCCEEVISVFNELIPYQYQPEDREQGFFMGKDRRGEMYKVPLMTLSIGVVTNEHRTFTHTAQISELATEMKAYAKTFSGSIYVVDRRSDRPSAEDAAAGAPETAAAGA
- a CDS encoding Trm112 family protein, whose amino-acid sequence is MEQWLLDLLVCPKCKGDLVHEEEPEALVCENCRLRYEVRDGVPILLIDEASPL
- the era gene encoding GTPase Era, with translation MESSEEVMEQGGDETRAGYVALIGLPNAGKSSLMNCMVEQKLSIVTPFAQTTRERVLGIDTRDGVQMVFLDTPGLVDPRYLLHKAMMHAAVEVIGEADVLLLLVDAAGDVPVLTDEVMELVRRHSNLVVVSNKSDLATAEKRRRVKAWTTETFGREAMEVSAKTGAGVDALRDEVVRRLPVSPFLYPEDDVSSQSVRFFVSELVRETVFELYEKEIPYSIAARVDEYRESDSPIYIRCTIFVERPTQKAILIGSGGAAIKRLGSAARQKIEAFVDAPVYLDLWVKVLPRWRKDPLSLQRLGFNLPKAEQ